A DNA window from Anaerocolumna sp. AGMB13020 contains the following coding sequences:
- a CDS encoding class I SAM-dependent methyltransferase — MEKAKKYYEAYEDRYKQVHKESITWFSENNSKIVIDTINYYFNNQKIKILEIGCGEGRDAHYLLKEDYDVLATDISPTAIEYCKNSHPSYADSFQVLNFLTDNLQVKFDFIYAIAVVHMLVQDEDRQSFYEFIYSQLNDTGIALICTIGDGIEERRTNISQAFDLQKRIHEATGKELFIAGTSCRMVSFDTLSKEILENNLTLLNSGFTAIEPDFPTIMYATIKKKK, encoded by the coding sequence ATGGAAAAAGCAAAGAAGTATTATGAAGCATATGAAGATAGATACAAACAAGTCCATAAAGAGTCTATTACATGGTTTTCTGAAAACAATTCTAAAATCGTAATTGATACAATTAACTATTATTTCAACAATCAAAAAATTAAGATACTTGAAATTGGATGTGGGGAAGGTCGTGATGCTCACTACTTACTTAAAGAAGATTATGATGTGTTAGCAACTGATATTTCACCAACAGCAATAGAATATTGCAAAAATAGCCATCCAAGCTATGCAGATAGTTTTCAGGTGTTAAATTTTTTGACCGATAACCTACAAGTAAAATTTGATTTTATCTATGCCATTGCAGTTGTGCATATGCTGGTACAAGATGAAGATAGACAATCCTTTTACGAGTTTATATATAGTCAATTAAATGATACAGGAATTGCTTTAATATGTACTATTGGTGATGGTATAGAAGAAAGAAGAACTAATATATCTCAGGCTTTTGATTTACAAAAAAGAATACATGAAGCAACAGGCAAAGAACTATTCATAGCAGGAACATCATGTAGAATGGTTAGTTTTGATACCCTGTCAAAGGAGATTTTAGAAAACAACTTAACTTTGCTCAATAGTGGTTTTACAGCAATTGAGCCAGACTTTCCTACAATAATGTATGCTACTATAAAAAAGAAAAAGTAG
- a CDS encoding TraX family protein: MENVTGNLTETIVAKEKRRGIPGSTLKLIAIFVMLIDHIAATVISNILVSVNFFMMGSAASQDTYYQTMSTVYFIMRWIGRLGFPLFCFLLVEGFIHTRSKMKYVIRLALFCLISEIPFDLAFTGRAFYTGYQNVFFTLLIGFIVMCGFQAISERLKEKKWVPLLSVIGVAGGGYIVATVANSGIYMLNSIIFAATGKSLPGSLIYYSDKRFIVMVLIGAILLLIIYLAGRKSHKSFDTLFADLAVLALGMQVANLLRTDYSAFGILTIAVFYVYRRNPFRSALAGCIVLNIMTLDEITAFFTLIPIAKYNGERGLRLKYVFYAFYPVHLFLLYIICRIMKIV; the protein is encoded by the coding sequence ATGGAAAATGTGACTGGTAATTTAACAGAAACCATAGTTGCAAAAGAGAAAAGAAGAGGAATACCAGGTAGTACGTTAAAATTAATAGCAATTTTTGTTATGCTGATAGATCATATAGCAGCAACTGTTATAAGTAATATTTTGGTATCTGTGAACTTTTTTATGATGGGTTCGGCAGCATCTCAGGATACTTACTATCAAACTATGAGTACAGTATATTTTATTATGAGATGGATAGGCAGGTTGGGATTTCCTTTGTTCTGTTTTTTATTGGTAGAGGGATTTATACATACCAGAAGTAAAATGAAGTATGTTATAAGACTGGCCCTTTTTTGTTTGATATCTGAGATTCCTTTTGATTTGGCTTTTACTGGACGAGCCTTTTACACGGGATATCAAAATGTATTTTTTACGCTCTTAATTGGATTTATAGTAATGTGTGGATTCCAGGCAATCTCTGAAAGATTAAAAGAGAAGAAATGGGTGCCGTTACTTTCTGTAATTGGTGTAGCCGGTGGTGGGTATATCGTCGCTACGGTAGCAAACAGTGGCATTTACATGTTGAATAGTATTATTTTTGCTGCAACAGGAAAATCGCTTCCTGGTTCTTTGATCTACTATAGTGATAAGCGATTTATTGTAATGGTTTTAATTGGAGCAATCCTTCTGCTGATAATCTATCTTGCTGGAAGAAAGTCACATAAGAGTTTTGATACTTTGTTTGCTGACTTAGCTGTTCTTGCTCTTGGAATGCAAGTGGCTAATTTATTACGTACGGATTATTCTGCTTTTGGCATTCTTACCATTGCAGTGTTCTATGTATATAGAAGAAATCCTTTCAGGTCTGCACTGGCAGGTTGTATTGTATTAAATATTATGACACTGGATGAAATAACAGCATTTTTTACATTGATACCAATTGCTAAGTATAACGGTGAAAGAGGCTTAAGGCTAAAATATGTTTTTTATGCCTTTTATCCCGTTCATTTATTTCTTCTATATATCATTTGCAGGATTATGAAGATTGTATAA